CCACTGGACAGACCCCTCAGTAAAGGCGAGACCTCATGGATGATAACCCTCGTGACCCTCATCTCGGCAACTGGACCTTCTCTGTGCAGTCTCCTCAGCCATCGCTGGGGCTTCAAGCCTGCTGGATACGTGGCAGGATCTTTGGTGGTCCTGGGAGGTGTGATCGTGCTGCTGGcgcattccttcccactgctgatgTTGGGTCGGGTGGTCACTTGCCTCGGCACGGGCTGCACGGTCGTCGTGTCCACCACGTACATCAACGGGGCAGCCGAGGATCAGGTGCGGGGGGCGCTGGGCACCTTCTTCGCTCTCATGTTCAACGCCGGTATCCTCGTAGCATATCTCGTTGGCGCCACCTCTTCGTACCGCATAGTCTGTACTGGCTGCTTCGTCATCCCTCTGCTGTACCTGATCTGCTTCTTCTTCCTACCCGAATCGCCGCAGTATCTTCTGTCCAGAGGCAGAGAGGACAAAGCCGAGAAGTCACTTCGCTGGTTCCGCAGTGCCGGTCACGACGTCGCCCAAGAgttggaacgccttcgggctgatGCGGATGCTCGAACTCAAGATGACGGACGCACTCGGATGTCTCTCGCTGAGTTCCTGAGAGACCGCGCCTGTCGCCTCAGCACCGTCACAGCGATCGTGCTCAACCTCAACCAGTCGCTGAACGGCAGCCCGGTAGTCCTCAGCTACGTGGTCCAGATGTTCTCGGAGGCGGAGAACGGCGTTTCGGCTGGATGGTCAGCAGTGGTCGTAGCGGCGCTCCAGCTGTTGGCCACTTTCCTGTCATCGGCACTGGTGGACCGCGCTGGTCgcagaccgctgctgctggctacCAATGCTGGCATGGCCCTCTGTCTCGCTGCCCTCGGCGGATACTTCTTCGCCAAGGACGGCCACATCGACGTGACCGCAGTGTGGTGGCTGCCCGTCGCTGCGATGTCGCTTCTGCTGGTGCTCAACGCTATTGGCATCGGCGCTCTGCTCTACGTGGTCATCAACGAGAGCTTCTCGCCGGAAGCGCTACCCATAGCCGCCTCTATCGGCTTCACAGCGCACACGTTCATCGTGACAGCCGTAATCAAGTCGTATGTTGTCCTGCTAGACTGGTTAGGACTCTATGGCTGTTACTGGTTCTTCGCCACTTGTTGCATCCTCAGTAACGTTTACATATTTTTCTTCTTGCCAGAGACAATGAAAAGGCCCATAGCAGACATTATTTCCGAGCTTAGTGGGGAGacaaagaagaagcagaagaaactaCAGTCCTCTCCATACGACCGAGTCCCAGTAGCAGAGACGAAAACTTAGTTACAGTGAAGTGTGCAAACGAACCCTGAACACTATCAACTACCGGGTGACTCAGATGTCATTTGCCAATTCTACAACATCTGTGGACCCTTAGCAGAATTGACGCATTGTCTTTTTTGGAAGAAAATCTGCTAGTAATTCTTGTACGACAAATTTTATTGTTCGTCTAGACTGCATACAATACTGAACTTTTGACCGATTCAGGTTCCATTGAATCATCCTGAATGTGTTGTCCAAATGGGTAGCTCGCCAATGTCTATAAGCAGATTTGCATGCAGCGTCAAATATCGACATACCGTATGGTGTAGATATCTACCGGACCCTGTCCATTCCAGAAGCTTCATAAATATTTAAAACTCCCTCAGATTATTATTCGCTCAGAAGTAAATAAGTAAGCAGCTATAAACAGAGAATTTTGAAGCATGTTGCCTGCTTAGAAGAGGACCTCTTATTGTCGCCATAATCGAGTTACATATAGGAAGCTGTAATCAAATGAACGTGTGTAAATTCGAACATACAAATCTGTTCTGATATCCTGACCTCTAAGTTCGACGATCAGTGTGCTACCGAGAGAACTACCAGAACACACCTCGGctgccattaagaaattcaaattgtTAAAAGCTCTATTTTTTTCGACAACAAAAGAAATGAATTCTCGGTGAAGAACGAGAAAATCAGCGTTTTGGTAAGAAACTTTGGACTATGGAGAATCGCCTGAAGATGCTAGTCACACAGCAGCATGAAAGAAACTCTTGTAAGTTCCGAAAGAATGGTGGCAATTTAAACCAGTTGAGTTATTTCTGAACTACCAGCAAAGGGCAGGTATTCTGTTTAGAGTAACAGATAATAATGCAATACACAGTTGCAACTTCTCCCACATATTCGCTACAATGCGTAGTCCTCAGAAGGGTACACGTCCGCTCCTTCAGAACGTAATATTGGTTCTTGATATATCCTCTGTAGCTAAAATAAACGACGATCGAGTCTATACTGTCACATGTGAGTTTTATTACATCCGTTGGAAAGCGTCTTTAGCTGCTCGAAATACTGAATCGTTTGTTGACATTCGGAATGATTGGGATTtacaattgtacactcctggaaattgaaataagaacaccgtgaattcattgtcccaggaaggggaaactttattgacacattcctggggtcagatacatcacatgatcacactgacagaaccacaggcacatagacacaggcaacagagtatgcacaatgtcggcactagtacagtgtatatccacctttcgcagcaatgcaggctgctattctcccatggagacgatcgtagagatgctggatgtagtcctgtggaacggcttgccatgccatttccacctggcgcctcagttggaccagcgttcgtgctggacgtgcagaccgcgtgagacgacgcttcatccagtcccaaacatgctcaatgggggacagatccggagatcttgctggccagggtagttgacttacaccttctagagcacgttgggtggcacgggatacatgcggacgtgcattgtcctgttggaacagcacgttcccttgccggtctaggaatggtagaacgatgggttcgatgacggtttggatgtaccgtgcactattcagtgtcccctcgacgatcaccagtggtgtacggccagtgtaggagatcgctccccacaccatgatgccgggtgttggccctgtgtgcctcggtcgtatgcagtcctgattgtggcgctcacctgcacggcgccaaacacgcatacgaccatcattggcacataggcagaagcgactctcatcgctgaagacgacacgtctccattcgtccctccattcacgcctgtcgcgacaccactggaggcgggctgcacgatgttggggcgtgagcggaagacggcctaacggtgtgcgggaccgtagcccagcttcatggagtcggttgcgaatggtcctcgccgataccccaggagcaacagtgtccctaatttgctgggaagtggcggtgcggtcccctacggcactgcgtaggatcctacggtcttggcgtgcatccgtgcgtcgctgcggtccggtcccaggtcgacgggcacgtgcaccttccgccgaccactggcgacaacatcgatgtactgtggagacctcacgccccacgtgttgagcaattcggcgatacgtccacccggcctcccgcatgcccactatacgccctcgctcaaagtccgtcaactgcacatacggttcacgtccacgctgtcgcggcatgctaccagtgttaaagactgcgatggagctccgtatgccacggcaaactggctgccactgacggcggcggtgcacaaatgctgcgcagctagctccattcgacggccaacaccgcggttcctggtgtgtccgctgtgccgtgcgtgtgatcattgcttgtacagtcctctcgcagtgtccggagcaagtatggtgggtctgacacaccggtgtcaatgtgttcttttttccatttccaggagtgtatttgatacgAATATTGTGATGAGCTTTTTTAATACGTTATAAAGTGTGTCTGATGTCCCGGCAGCAAATGAACACTCTTTCACAGTCTGTGTGCTATGGGATCACGTTGTATCCTGTTAATATTGTTATGGGGTTCCTTAAATTGATCAGAGCAATTAAATTTTGTGCAGCTCAAGTTTTTGTCCATTCGTATCGTGTCAGGTGGGTGATGGTTTCGACGCATTCTGGAGGATTAGGGTTCAAACTCTGTACCATTACCCTGGTTTCAGGATTTGGGATCTTCTTTAAGGTTAATATTAGAAGGTTTCCCTTAAAAGCAAGACCTTGACTGCTCCTGCTTCTCATTCCCGTCAAATCTGACCCTGTACCCCATCCATAACGACGTCGTCGCCGACCAGATGCTAAACTCCAGTTTCGCTTTCTCTCCATatcttttctatttatttaataCACTTGTTGAACCTAAactaaagagagggagagagaaaacaGGATCCTTTGATTTCCTAAGTAATTTACATAACGGGGTATTATGCTGGTATTGTTTCTGTATTCTGTACGACTGCCAGAAAGTAGACTAAAAACTCATTTATATGCGTATTCCACGTGGTTATCACTGAATGCTTTCAGATTGTTGAACTTGGGGTAGGTCAAaggcagaagacttcacaaaattCTACTCTACTTTATTAGGATGTCCTTtagtaagtaaaacacatttaatgGAGCAGTGTCTATAATGACCTACAGCCAGATATCAGCGGTATCGGTCTTATTTCGTGGCGTAATCGAGTAAATACGAATGAAAAGTAACACTACCTGATGCCACACAATTAGTTGCAGTATGGTCCCCTCCCGGTAGCCGAATGGTCAACGcgcaatcctaagggtccgggttcgattcccggttgagtcggagattttctccgctcagggactaggtgttatgttgtcctaatcatcatcatttcatacccatcgacgcgcaactcgccaaagtggcgtcacatcgaaagacttgcacccggcgaacggtctacccgacggaaggccctagtcacacgtatAGCTAGTTGGAatatgaaattacaaaaatgctGACTGCCTTCGATGACTTTTCGAAACAGTTGGAGTTAATGCACTTTTTCCTTCTTGTCATTTAAGATCCGGACAATATTCTTTAGCATTCAGTAAACATCACCTGTCATACGCTGAAATACTGTACTTTGCTGCTGGAAACATTCCGAGCTCAGAATATCGAGTGTGTATGTCTTGTATACTGATCGGTGACGAaagtgttttaaattaaaaatgtcaaaataaataaatcagtagcgTGATTAAGAGAATCTATGTTTAGCTTTTTTTAGAATATACTTCACTGTACAGTACGTGAGCGTCCTAGCAAAAGAAGACGTCTGTGAAATTTAAGTATGCAACACTACTCAAGTTATAAACTCACATGAATAACTGGTGTTTACACGATACGTGATTAAATTTTGTATGTGTGTAAACTGAAGTAAAAAGTGTATCTGCAGTGCTTTAATAAAAGAGTTTTCCTTTTATACGTAGGATATAACTCATCCATGTAACCCGATTGCAGGATTTCTGAAGGTAGGTTAGTTGTATAACTATTAAATATACTTATTGATATTCAAAAAGCGATAGCGTTTGAAAACTCTGCATAGAGATTCTTGATAAGCCTACCAGATATTGAAAAGTTGCAAAATGTAATATTTATTGCGAATGATAACAGATGATTCGCTGAGTGAGGTAAGTATAATGTTGGTTTGACTTTTGAATTTCTGAAGTTGCTAAAGGAAGAAAGAGATGGGAACCAAACAATCTGTTACGTTATACTGACTGAAATTTTACACACTTTTTTATACTTCTTTCCGTCTCAGTTTCTTTAGATTTTCCCCTACCTGCCACACTCTGTCAATATTTACCTCTGTCGTACAGTCCTATCCATAATTTTATCGTCCTGTCCAGTTTCTTTTACTCCTATAAACAGTGTCGGGTTAGCTAATAAAGAACATCTATTAGAGAAAAAGAAGTGAGTGTCTGTATCAAATGTTAAACAGTATTTGGCTCTCTCTTCTTGCATTGTAGGTCTGCTATTTAGATGTTACGGGATACAGCATTGCACGCAGCTGGTGGCAGCCGGAGACAAAACAAACATCTCTGCAAGCGACACGCCGTTCATAAAAGGATGAACATGGCTGGAACCACCTTGCGCGTTGATTTACTATCTGCGTGAATGCCAGCAGTCACTGGGAGTTCTTTGTCATGGTCCCAGAAAGCGAGGACGTAAGTGACATAATACTAGTAACTCTTGTTTTAACGACATTTAACTCTGTAACATATAATTACTGGAATCTCCACAATAGTAACGTAGAATTCTGTTCTGTAATAACGAATAGAAAACAAAGTGACCAAATGAAAAATGGTGCTAACTTCCAGATCGCCAAGTTGTTTTCGGAACATTGGTTATTTAATTATAAGCAGCACATGGATTCGGgtaagttaaaaaaatgttcaaatgtgtgtgaaatctcatgggaattaactgctaaggtcatcagttcctgagcttacacactacttaacctaaattatcctaaggacaaacacacacaaccatgcccatggaggactcgaacctccgccgggaacagccgtacagtccatgactacagcgcctcagaccgctcggctaatcccgcgcggctcggctAAGTTGTGACTAATTATATTACGATAGGTATTCGAAAGAACAGAAAATGTATCATCGACCTGACTTGCGTGTCTTTCTTGCATTTCCTTTCTTGACATAACAATACGAGATATCCGACCAGcagcgaaaaaataaaaaaaacaatattccatGAGTGATAAGATAAAACTGGTACGAAAATGGAATCCGTTACCAGTAAGGAAAGCTTTTTAGCAAGCACCTGCTATAAATTCGATACCTGTTGTCATGCTGAGTAACAGTACAGCGGAACGCCAGGGACTGATGTTACTAAACGCACAGTAGTCCAAGCAGACCAGCTTACTCCTTCAGCCGCCCCTGGGAAACTAGCAACCACCTTGAcagaaaaactggaaataaaaaagtcAGTAAGCACAGTTCCTTATCATCCATCAGATGCGGTGACTCAGTCACTCtgtcaataacaaaaaaaaaatcctgaaacgCCATGTAAAATAACTGCAATGTGAATATGGGAAAGGAGAATATAGCAGTAGGAAAAATGGTGATTcgataaagaaaagaagaaaattaattGAGAGAAATAATATTAGAAAAAAATGAAGGACGAAatagccacatgtcagtcaagagCCATAGAAGATCGTAATCGATCCGCAGAGAAATGCTAAGCAAATGTCCGTGCCAAAAATTGAAACTCCACCAGAAGAATCTGTAGGATACAAGAGTTAAACACGGAATTTTTCTGGTGTGCACGTTGAATCcggaaaccatgttgttgttgtggtcttcagcccagaaactggtttgacgcagctctccatgctactctatcatgtgcaagcttcttcatctcccagtacctactgcaacctatatccttctgaatctgtttagtgtattcatctcttggtctccctctacgatttttaccctccacgctgccctccaatactaaattggtgatcccttgatgcctcagaatatttcctaaCCTCCGAttccttctcttagtcaagttgtgtcacaaatttctcttctctccaattctattcaatacttcctcattagttgtgtgatctacccatctaatcttcagcattcttctgtagcaccacatttcgaaagcttctattctcttcttgtctaaactatttaacgtccacgtttcacttccatacatggctactctccatacaaatactttcagaaacgacttcctgaaacttaaatctatactcgatgttaacaaatttctcttcttcagaaacgctttcctttccattgccagtctacattttatatcatctctacttcgaccatcatcagttattttgctccccaaatagcaaaaccataAGCTGTTTAAATGCACACTAAAGCGCCAGTTGCGCAAGTGAATGTCACCAGGTGGTGCTGCTGCCGCGTCAAACGGTGAGGAAAGTACACACTACCTGATTAAATGTATCCAGTCACCAATTAGAAGACACTAATATGGGTGGCCGCGcgggtctggcgctgcagtctggaaccgcgagaccactacggtcgcaggttcgaatcctgcctcgggcatggatgtgtgtgatgtccttaggttagttaggtttaactagttctaagttttaggggactaatgacctcagcagttgagtcccatagtgctcagagccatttgaactaatatgGGGTGCATTCCTACTTCGCGTTTCTGATGACGTGAACTCCGCTGGGCACACTTtcggtgaggtgtctgaatgtctgaggaGGAATGGCAGCCTGCGTCAAATGCCTTGTAAAGAATAGGCTACAGCACTTgccccttacttagcttccatCTATCGCGAATCTATCGCCAAGTGAAAAGTCTCAAACCACTGCCAAAAGGCGCAGGTGGCTCAtgcatgtaagaagggtaaaagtacGGACCTGAGAAATTACAGACCACTTACTTTTGAcaacagtttgctgcagaatccttgcacATGTCGgttccaatatacactactggccattaaaattgctacaccaagaagaaatgtagaagataaacgggtattcattggataaatatattatactagaactgacatgtggctacattttcacgcaatttgggtgcatagatcctgagaaatcagtacccagaacaaccacaactggccgtaataactgcctggatacgcctgggcattgagtcaaacagagcttggatggcgtgtacaggtacagctgcccatgcatatccaacacgacaccacagttcatcaagagtagtgactgctgtattgtgacgagccagttgctcggccaccactgaccagacgttttcaattggtgagagatctagagaatgtgctgggcagggcagcagtcgaacattttctgtatccagaaaggcccgtacaggacctgcaactcgcgggcgtgcattatcctgctgaaacgtagggtttcgcagggatcgaatgaagggtagagccacgagtcgtaacacatctgaaatgttacatccactgttctaagtgccgtcagtgcgaacaagaggtgaccgagacttgtaaccaatggcaccccataccatcacgccgggtgatacggcagtatggcgatgacgaatacacgcttccaatgtgagttcaccgcgatgtcgccaaacacggatgcgaccatcatgatgctgtaaacagaacctggattcatccgaaaaagtgtcgttttgccattcgtgcacccaggttcgtcgtcgagtacaccatcacaggcgctcctgtctgtgatgcagcgtcaagggtaaccgcagtcatggtctccgagcttatagtccacgctggtgcaaacgtcgtcagactgtacgtgcagatgattgttgcctTGGAAACTTCCCCAGATGTTGACTCAggcatagagacgtggctgcacgatccgttacagccatgtggatgcctgtcatctcggctgcaagtgatacgaggtcgttgggatccagcacggcgttccgtattaccc
This portion of the Schistocerca nitens isolate TAMUIC-IGC-003100 chromosome 7, iqSchNite1.1, whole genome shotgun sequence genome encodes:
- the LOC126195064 gene encoding facilitated trehalose transporter Tret1-like gives rise to the protein MADTKATASVATQFLAAFVANIISLATGYVVGWNAVSLPVLESNGTAGMEQPLDRPLSKGETSWMITLVTLISATGPSLCSLLSHRWGFKPAGYVAGSLVVLGGVIVLLAHSFPLLMLGRVVTCLGTGCTVVVSTTYINGAAEDQVRGALGTFFALMFNAGILVAYLVGATSSYRIVCTGCFVIPLLYLICFFFLPESPQYLLSRGREDKAEKSLRWFRSAGHDVAQELERLRADADARTQDDGRTRMSLAEFLRDRACRLSTVTAIVLNLNQSLNGSPVVLSYVVQMFSEAENGVSAGWSAVVVAALQLLATFLSSALVDRAGRRPLLLATNAGMALCLAALGGYFFAKDGHIDVTAVWWLPVAAMSLLLVLNAIGIGALLYVVINESFSPEALPIAASIGFTAHTFIVTAVIKSYVVLLDWLGLYGCYWFFATCCILSNVYIFFFLPETMKRPIADIISELSGETKKKQKKLQSSPYDRVPVAETKT